The nucleotide sequence TGGGGCGGAGCGATGGCGTTCCGCCGCGACGTTTTGCGCGAGCTTTCGTGCCTCGACAACCTCGTCGCGCTCTACGAATCGGGCGCCGGCCGCGGCGAGGACGGCGTGCTCAGCCGATGCGCGAGCCGGTTCGGGAGGCTCTATCTCGTCAACCAGCCGCTCGCCTTCCACCCGCGGCGTCGCCGCGGCCCCGCGCCATACGCGCGCTCGGGGTGGCGCCTGGGGATGACGGCGACCTGGGGGCGGGCGCACACGATGCGATGGCTCGCCACGGACCCGCGCGCGTACCGCCGCGAATGGACAAGGCTCGCCGTCCTCGAGACGGGGCGCGCGCTCGCCGCCGCCGGACGGCGCCCGTGGCGCGCGGACGCGTGGATGCAGATCGCCGGCGCGCTCGCCGGCATCGCGCGGAGCCTCGCCCGCTGGAACGAGATCCCGCGCCACGCCCGGTCGCAGGACTCCTGGGCGGGGGCGGCCTGAGGGAGAAGCGATGACGACGTCCTCCCCCGCCCGCGGTCCCCGCCTCCTGCGGGCCTGCGCGTCCTCGTGGCGATGCTTTCTCGAAGACGTCGACCGCTACCGGCTGCGGCCCCGGCCGCGGCTGGCGGTCATCCTCCTGAGCCAGGGCCTCTGGGCCGCCGCGGTGTATCGCTTCTTCTATCCGCTCGTGCGTTCGCGGTCCCGCTTCGTCCGCCTCGCGGCGCACTTCGTCTCCGTGTTCGCCGTCAAGGCGATCGAGGTGCTTTCGGGGATCTCGCTGTGTCCGG is from Thermoanaerobaculia bacterium and encodes:
- a CDS encoding DapH/DapD/GlmU-related protein; translated protein: MTTSSPARGPRLLRACASSWRCFLEDVDRYRLRPRPRLAVILLSQGLWAAAVYRFFYPLVRSRSRFVRLAAHFVSVFAVKAIEVLSGISLCPEAEVGGGLYIGHFGHVVINPRARIGRNCNLSPGVVIGSGGRGEEEGRPREGVPTLGDRVYVGPGAVIFGPVEVGDDAAIGANAVVTKPV